From a region of the Hymenobacter jejuensis genome:
- a CDS encoding GlcG/HbpS family heme-binding protein — translation MGITLEQAQTAIQAAHQKALDMGVKMNIAVVDAGANLTAFVRMDDAWLGSVDIAIRKAKTARFFDMPTGDLGKASQPGGSLYNIEHSNGGLITFPGGLPIKDSTGRIVGAIGVSGSTVEDDYAVAQAGVEAISGL, via the coding sequence ATGGGTATCACTCTCGAACAAGCACAAACCGCCATTCAGGCTGCTCACCAAAAAGCCCTCGACATGGGCGTCAAGATGAATATTGCCGTTGTGGATGCCGGCGCCAACCTCACGGCTTTCGTTCGGATGGACGACGCGTGGCTGGGCTCGGTGGATATCGCCATCCGGAAAGCCAAAACCGCCCGCTTCTTCGATATGCCTACCGGCGATTTGGGCAAGGCGTCGCAACCCGGCGGCTCGCTCTACAACATCGAGCACTCCAACGGCGGCCTGATCACCTTTCCCGGCGGCCTGCCGATTAAAGACAGCACCGGCCGCATAGTCGGAGCCATTGGCGTATCGGGCAGCACCGTCGAAGACGACTACGCGGTGGCGCAGGCCGGCGTAGAGGCCATTTCGGGACTGTAA
- a CDS encoding Rossmann-fold NAD(P)-binding domain-containing protein gives MLTEESTNFANNPIADYDGRREAQMEFWKGYNGQPAGDPAKLAQALLSIASQSTPPRRFLAGADAVGTADQVARDLQQQTDAYRDPSSSLGYDQ, from the coding sequence TTGCTGACGGAGGAGTCTACTAACTTCGCAAACAACCCCATTGCAGATTACGATGGCCGCCGCGAAGCGCAAATGGAGTTCTGGAAAGGCTATAACGGCCAGCCGGCCGGCGACCCGGCCAAACTCGCCCAGGCTCTATTGTCGATCGCCAGCCAATCAACGCCTCCTCGCCGCTTTCTGGCTGGGGCTGATGCCGTAGGCACTGCCGACCAAGTAGCTCGCGATCTACAGCAGCAAACCGACGCCTACCGGGATCCGTCTTCTTCTCTTGGTTACGACCAATAA
- the lepA gene encoding translation elongation factor 4 yields the protein MKNIRNFCIIAHIDHGKSTLADRLLEFTSTVAKRDMQAQLLDNMDLERERGITIKSHAIQMQYQYKGEQYTLNLIDTPGHVDFSYEVSRSIAACEGALLIVDSSQGIEAQTISNLYLAIGSDLTIIPVLNKIDLPHSMPEEVSDEIVDLIGCDREEIIPASGKAGIGIKEILDAICDRIPAPKGDPNAPLQALIFDSVFNSYRGIEVLFRIKNGTMRKGDKLRFMATGKEYGADEIGILGLNQEPRPEMAAGNVGYLISGIKEAREVKVGDTITHVLNPTAEAIHGFEDVKPMVFAGIYPVETSEYEELRGAMEKLQLNDAALVWEPETSAALGFGFRCGFLGMLHMEIVQERLEREFNMTVITTVPSVQFHAIGNKDQQLIVNAPSEMPEPNLMKYIEEPFIKAQIITASEYVGAIITLCMDKRGIIKNQSYLTSERVELTFELPLSEIVFDFFDKLKTISRGYASLDYELIGFRESDMVKLDVMLNGEKVDALSAIVHRSKSYDWGRRLCEKLRELLPRQMFDIAIQASIGQKIIARETVKALRKNVIAKCYGGDISRKRKLLEKQKEGKKRMRQVGSVEIPQEAFLAVLKID from the coding sequence GTGAAGAACATTCGCAATTTCTGCATCATTGCTCATATAGATCACGGCAAGAGCACCCTCGCCGACCGCCTGCTGGAATTTACCAGCACGGTGGCGAAGCGCGACATGCAAGCCCAGTTGCTCGACAACATGGACCTGGAGCGCGAGCGGGGCATCACCATCAAGAGCCACGCCATCCAGATGCAGTATCAGTACAAGGGCGAGCAGTACACGCTCAACCTGATTGATACGCCCGGCCACGTCGATTTTAGCTACGAAGTATCCCGCTCTATTGCCGCCTGCGAAGGCGCTTTGCTGATTGTGGATTCTTCACAAGGTATTGAAGCTCAGACAATTAGCAATCTTTACCTAGCCATTGGCTCGGACCTGACCATTATCCCGGTTCTCAACAAGATCGATTTGCCGCACTCCATGCCGGAGGAAGTTTCGGACGAGATTGTGGACCTCATTGGCTGCGACCGCGAAGAAATTATTCCGGCTTCGGGCAAGGCTGGCATTGGCATCAAGGAAATCTTGGACGCTATCTGCGACCGGATTCCGGCACCCAAAGGCGACCCTAATGCGCCGTTGCAGGCCCTGATTTTCGATTCGGTATTTAATTCATACCGCGGCATCGAAGTGCTTTTCCGCATCAAGAACGGCACCATGCGCAAAGGCGATAAGCTGCGCTTCATGGCAACCGGCAAGGAATACGGCGCCGACGAAATCGGCATTCTGGGCCTCAACCAGGAGCCCCGCCCCGAGATGGCGGCGGGCAACGTAGGCTACCTGATTTCGGGCATCAAGGAAGCCCGCGAGGTAAAAGTCGGCGACACGATCACGCACGTACTCAACCCCACGGCCGAAGCCATTCACGGCTTCGAGGATGTAAAACCCATGGTATTTGCCGGCATTTATCCGGTTGAAACCAGCGAATACGAAGAGCTGCGCGGGGCCATGGAAAAACTCCAGCTCAACGACGCTGCTTTGGTGTGGGAGCCCGAAACGTCGGCTGCTCTTGGCTTTGGCTTCCGTTGCGGTTTTCTGGGCATGCTGCACATGGAAATTGTGCAGGAGCGCCTAGAGCGCGAGTTCAACATGACCGTGATCACGACGGTGCCCTCGGTGCAGTTCCACGCTATTGGCAACAAAGACCAGCAGCTGATCGTGAATGCGCCTTCGGAAATGCCGGAGCCGAACCTGATGAAATACATCGAGGAGCCTTTCATCAAGGCCCAGATCATCACGGCATCGGAATACGTGGGAGCCATCATCACGCTGTGCATGGACAAGCGCGGCATCATTAAGAACCAAAGCTATCTGACTTCCGAGCGGGTGGAGCTGACGTTCGAGCTGCCGCTGTCGGAAATTGTGTTCGACTTCTTCGACAAGCTCAAGACCATCAGCCGCGGCTACGCTTCGCTCGACTACGAGCTGATCGGCTTCCGCGAGTCGGATATGGTGAAGCTTGACGTGATGCTCAATGGCGAGAAGGTGGATGCACTTTCGGCCATTGTGCACCGCTCCAAGAGCTATGACTGGGGCCGGCGTCTGTGCGAAAAGCTGCGCGAGTTGCTGCCCCGCCAGATGTTCGACATCGCCATCCAAGCCTCTATCGGCCAGAAGATCATTGCTCGCGAAACGGTGAAAGCTTTGCGCAAAAACGTTATTGCCAAGTGCTACGGCGGCGACATTTCGCGGAAGCGGAAGCTGCTCGAAAAGCAGAAAGAAGGCAAAAAGCGGATGCGCCAAGTAGGCTCCGTCGAAATCCCGCAGGAAGCCTTTTTAGCCGTTCTTAAAATTGACTAA
- a CDS encoding helix-turn-helix domain-containing protein: MRNQLALLVHEAARLQPASPYPAVATNAAERVTNLFMSLLEIQFPVTRSYHEPILKNAQEFADRLAIHVNSLNRSVKEFTGKPTTAHIAERFTREAKLLLHHTDWSVGDIADRLGFE, translated from the coding sequence TTGCGGAACCAGCTCGCGCTCCTCGTCCACGAGGCAGCTCGGCTGCAGCCGGCCAGCCCCTATCCTGCCGTAGCCACCAACGCGGCTGAGCGCGTCACAAACCTGTTTATGAGCTTGTTAGAAATCCAGTTTCCGGTAACTAGGTCCTACCACGAGCCCATCCTGAAAAATGCGCAGGAGTTTGCCGACCGGCTGGCAATCCATGTCAACAGCCTCAACCGGTCGGTAAAAGAATTCACCGGCAAGCCTACTACGGCTCATATTGCCGAGCGCTTCACCCGCGAAGCCAAGCTGCTTCTGCACCACACCGACTGGAGCGTAGGAGACATCGCCGATCGCTTGGGATTCGAGTAA
- a CDS encoding OmpA family protein, whose amino-acid sequence MRCLLPIPVWLLLAFGALSASQAMAQTQLSTTNSKARNLWEKAQSQAKGRDFNKAIETLDLLNQKFPSLGEPYVLKGSLLKAMGENKPAFEAYRDGLAKMSFNPARSNDYYTLGELAMSFGEYQVAADSYKKYLKTASKAQRSTVRAQRQLENCTFALSAMAKPVGITPVRLGGPLNTFYYQYFPALTADNQFLIFTAKASPDDSADENIMVARQNKDGSMGTPASISPIINSPYNEGAGSISGDGKTLVFTSCNRPNSLGSCDLYISRRTGNTWSNPQNLGRNVNSVEWDSQPTLSADGRTLYFTSTRRGGKGQEDIYVTTLQADGTWSPARNLGAPVNTSGKDMAPFIHASGTTLYYVTDGLVGMGGLDVYRCEMQPSKNWSEPQNLGYPLNTFENEASLFITSDNRRGFCSRSRASEPGVKAERDRPVELFGFEVPPEVRARETSTYTQGRVYDAQTKKPIQADVQLYDLGTDELTQYVTSDPENGDYTVVLNEGRQYAMYAAADKYLMKSLSFDYTDKRTFDPLTLDIYLEPMRAGRSIVLNNLFFDTKQYTLKPKSRTELNRLIQFMQQYKDVQVEISGHTDDVGADADNIVLSQNRARSVYDYLVSHGVAAARLRYKGYGETKPLTANDSDAHRQQNRRIEFRIL is encoded by the coding sequence ATGCGTTGTTTGCTACCCATTCCGGTATGGCTGTTACTTGCGTTCGGTGCGTTATCTGCTTCTCAGGCGATGGCGCAAACGCAATTGTCAACTACCAACTCCAAAGCCCGCAATCTGTGGGAAAAAGCCCAGTCGCAGGCGAAGGGCCGTGACTTCAACAAGGCAATCGAAACGCTGGACTTGCTCAATCAAAAGTTTCCCTCGCTAGGGGAGCCGTATGTGCTGAAGGGGTCGCTGCTGAAGGCAATGGGCGAAAACAAGCCGGCCTTCGAAGCCTACCGCGATGGCTTGGCAAAAATGTCGTTCAACCCGGCTCGCTCCAACGATTATTACACGCTAGGCGAATTGGCGATGAGCTTCGGGGAGTACCAAGTGGCTGCTGACAGCTACAAGAAATACCTCAAAACGGCCTCCAAAGCGCAACGCAGCACCGTTCGGGCCCAGCGCCAGCTTGAGAACTGCACTTTTGCGCTGAGCGCGATGGCGAAACCCGTGGGAATCACCCCCGTACGTTTGGGCGGGCCACTTAACACCTTCTATTACCAATACTTCCCAGCGCTCACGGCAGACAATCAGTTCCTGATTTTCACAGCCAAAGCCAGTCCTGATGATTCTGCCGACGAGAACATTATGGTCGCCCGGCAGAACAAAGATGGTTCGATGGGCACGCCGGCTTCGATTTCTCCCATCATTAATTCACCCTACAACGAAGGCGCAGGCTCGATTTCAGGGGATGGCAAAACGCTGGTCTTTACTTCCTGTAATCGCCCTAACTCATTGGGTAGCTGTGACTTATATATTTCACGGCGCACGGGTAATACTTGGAGCAATCCCCAAAACCTAGGTCGCAATGTGAACTCTGTGGAGTGGGATTCGCAGCCTACGCTCTCGGCCGACGGTCGTACGCTTTACTTTACCTCGACCCGACGTGGAGGAAAGGGGCAGGAAGATATTTACGTCACCACCCTTCAGGCCGATGGCACCTGGAGCCCGGCCCGCAACTTGGGCGCTCCGGTGAACACATCCGGCAAAGACATGGCGCCTTTTATCCACGCCAGCGGCACCACGCTTTACTATGTCACCGACGGGTTAGTCGGTATGGGTGGGCTTGACGTGTATCGGTGCGAAATGCAACCCAGCAAGAATTGGAGTGAGCCCCAAAACCTAGGCTATCCGCTCAATACTTTTGAAAACGAAGCCTCGCTTTTCATCACTTCCGACAACCGTCGCGGATTTTGTTCGCGCTCGCGGGCCTCAGAGCCGGGCGTTAAAGCAGAACGGGACCGACCCGTCGAGCTGTTTGGGTTTGAGGTGCCACCAGAAGTTCGCGCCCGCGAAACCAGTACCTACACCCAAGGCCGGGTGTACGATGCCCAAACCAAAAAGCCCATTCAGGCCGATGTGCAGCTCTACGACCTGGGCACTGACGAGCTTACGCAATACGTAACCTCCGACCCAGAAAACGGCGACTATACGGTTGTGCTCAACGAAGGACGGCAATACGCCATGTACGCCGCTGCCGACAAGTATCTCATGAAGAGCTTGAGCTTCGACTACACCGACAAGCGTACGTTCGACCCGCTTACGTTAGATATTTATTTGGAGCCCATGCGCGCCGGGCGCAGTATTGTGCTCAATAACCTGTTTTTCGATACCAAGCAGTACACCTTGAAGCCGAAATCCCGCACGGAGCTGAATCGCCTTATTCAGTTTATGCAGCAGTACAAAGACGTGCAAGTGGAGATTTCGGGCCACACCGACGACGTAGGCGCCGACGCTGACAATATTGTGTTGTCGCAGAACCGGGCGCGCTCGGTGTATGATTACTTAGTGAGCCATGGGGTAGCCGCGGCCCGCTTACGCTACAAAGGATACGGTGAGACCAAACCGTTAACCGCAAACGATTCAGACGCGCATCGGCAGCAGAACCGCCGCATTGAATTTCGAATCCTCTGA
- a CDS encoding bifunctional 5,10-methylenetetrahydrofolate dehydrogenase/5,10-methenyltetrahydrofolate cyclohydrolase, giving the protein MTTTPEVSTTYQLIDGKKTAEDIKVEIAAEVAQLKAAGKKVPHLAAILVGHDGGSETYVRNKVLACERVGFESTLIRYEDDVTEAELLAKVEELNHDPGIDGFIVQLPLPAHISSEKVIETIRPEKDVDGFHPMNIGRMVAGLPALLPATPSGIVELLSRYGIETNGRHCVVIGRSNIVGTPVSILLAKNLEPGNCTVTLCHSRTRNLAEITRTADIVVAALGRPEFVTADMVSPGAVVIDVGTTRVEDASKKSGFTLKGDVNFAEVAPKTSYITPVPGGVGPMTIAMLLLNTLRAAKGEVYPR; this is encoded by the coding sequence ATGACCACTACTCCCGAAGTTTCGACTACCTACCAGCTCATCGACGGCAAGAAAACGGCTGAAGATATTAAGGTTGAAATCGCTGCTGAGGTAGCGCAGCTGAAAGCGGCTGGAAAGAAAGTGCCGCACTTGGCGGCTATTCTTGTTGGGCACGACGGCGGCTCCGAAACCTACGTGCGCAACAAGGTCCTGGCCTGTGAGCGCGTGGGATTCGAGTCAACGCTGATTCGCTACGAAGACGACGTTACCGAAGCGGAATTGCTGGCGAAAGTAGAGGAGCTTAACCACGACCCAGGCATCGACGGCTTTATTGTGCAGTTGCCGCTGCCGGCCCATATCTCTTCCGAAAAAGTCATCGAAACGATTCGGCCGGAGAAAGACGTGGACGGTTTCCACCCGATGAACATTGGGCGAATGGTAGCGGGTCTGCCGGCTTTGCTGCCTGCTACGCCTTCCGGAATCGTGGAGCTGCTCAGCCGCTATGGCATCGAAACCAATGGTCGTCATTGCGTAGTGATCGGGCGTAGCAACATCGTGGGTACTCCGGTTAGCATTCTGTTAGCCAAGAACTTAGAGCCTGGTAACTGTACCGTTACCTTATGCCACTCCCGTACGCGTAACCTGGCCGAAATCACCCGTACAGCTGATATCGTGGTGGCCGCGCTAGGCCGGCCCGAGTTTGTGACGGCCGATATGGTAAGCCCCGGTGCAGTAGTGATTGATGTGGGCACTACGCGAGTAGAGGATGCTTCCAAAAAGTCGGGCTTTACTTTGAAGGGCGACGTGAATTTTGCCGAAGTGGCTCCTAAAACTTCCTACATTACTCCGGTGCCAGGTGGAGTCGGACCCATGACCATTGCTATGCTGCTGCTCAATACGTTGCGGGCAGCAAAAGGCGAAGTGTATCCCCGGTAG
- a CDS encoding 7-carboxy-7-deazaguanine synthase QueE codes for MLSSGTGALALPLMEQFYTIQGEGYNTGRAAYFVRLGGCDVGCHWCDVKESWDADQHPRVAIPEIVEAATSYPGRNVVITGGEPLMHDLTSLTHALHEAGCQTWLETSGAHPLSGQWDWICLSPKKFKAPLSDVLRQAHELKVVIFNKSDFAWAEEHAAQVSSDCRLYLQPEWGRAAQMTPLIVDYVKQNPRWQVSLQTHKYLDIP; via the coding sequence ATGCTTTCCTCCGGGACAGGGGCGCTTGCACTGCCCCTCATGGAGCAGTTTTATACCATTCAAGGCGAAGGCTATAACACCGGCCGGGCTGCCTATTTTGTGCGTTTAGGTGGCTGTGACGTCGGTTGCCACTGGTGCGACGTCAAGGAGTCGTGGGACGCCGACCAGCACCCGCGCGTTGCCATCCCCGAGATCGTGGAGGCTGCTACATCCTATCCGGGTCGCAACGTAGTGATTACCGGGGGCGAGCCTCTCATGCACGACTTGACCTCGCTTACGCACGCTTTGCACGAGGCTGGCTGCCAAACGTGGCTTGAAACTTCTGGGGCGCATCCGCTTTCAGGACAGTGGGACTGGATCTGCTTGTCACCCAAGAAGTTCAAGGCCCCCTTGTCCGATGTGCTGCGTCAGGCTCACGAATTAAAGGTGGTCATATTCAACAAAAGCGACTTTGCTTGGGCTGAGGAACACGCTGCGCAGGTTAGTTCGGATTGCCGCCTGTACCTGCAACCCGAGTGGGGCCGCGCCGCCCAAATGACGCCCCTGATCGTGGATTACGTCAAGCAAAATCCGCGTTGGCAGGTATCCTTGCAGACGCACAAGTATCTTGATATTCCGTAG
- a CDS encoding Uma2 family endonuclease gives MRPTITEDVITLRSPVLAKMSDDEFFDFCQLNSDLRIERTANREILIMSPTGSRSGKRNARLNGQLYTWFITAKTGEIFDSNTGFTLPDGSMLSPDASWVSAAKWNALTTEQQDKFAPVCPEFVVELKSASDSIKTLQAKMLDWLRNGAQLAWLLVPETETAFIYRLGQPEPEVVQGFDNELTGENILPGFRLRLAELR, from the coding sequence ATGCGCCCTACAATCACCGAAGACGTTATTACGCTCCGCAGCCCGGTGTTAGCGAAGATGTCGGACGACGAGTTTTTCGACTTCTGCCAGCTTAACTCTGATCTGCGCATTGAGCGCACCGCTAACCGCGAAATCTTAATTATGTCGCCCACCGGCAGCCGCTCCGGCAAACGCAATGCTCGCCTCAATGGGCAGCTTTATACATGGTTTATTACAGCTAAAACAGGCGAAATATTCGACTCGAACACTGGCTTCACCCTCCCCGATGGCTCCATGCTGTCGCCGGATGCTTCGTGGGTTTCGGCCGCCAAATGGAATGCGCTTACCACAGAGCAGCAGGACAAATTTGCGCCGGTATGCCCGGAGTTCGTGGTTGAGCTAAAGTCCGCTTCTGATTCCATAAAAACATTGCAAGCCAAAATGCTCGACTGGCTGCGCAACGGCGCGCAACTTGCGTGGCTTCTCGTACCCGAAACGGAAACCGCATTCATATACCGCTTAGGCCAGCCAGAGCCCGAAGTGGTGCAAGGATTTGATAATGAGCTTACCGGGGAGAACATACTACCAGGATTTCGGCTGCGGCTGGCAGAGCTGAGGTAA